In Pseudomonas sp. PDNC002, the DNA window TGCACCTGAAGGACCTGGGCCAGCTGGTCGCCCGCGAGATCGAAAAACACGGCGGCGTGGCCAAGGAATTCAACACCATCGCCGTGGACGACGGCATCGCCATGGGCCATGACGGCATGCTCTATTCCCTGCCGTCGCGCGAGATCATCGCCGACTCCGTGGAATACATGGTCAACGCCCACTGCGCCGACGCCATCGTCTGCATCTCCAACTGCGACAAGATCACCCCCGGCATGCTGATGGCCGCCCTGCGCCTGAACATCCCGGTGGTGTTCGTCTCCGGCGGCCCGATGGAAGCCGGCAAGACCAAGCTGGCCAACCACGGCCTGGACCTGGTGGACGCCATGGTCGTCGCCGCCGACGACTCCTGCTCCGACGAGAAAGTCGCCGAGTACGAGCGCAGCGCCTGCCCGACCTGCGGTTCCTGCTCCGGCATGTTCACCGCCAACTCGATGAACTGCCTGACCGAGGCCCTGGGCCTGTCCCTGCCGGGCAACGGCTCGACCCTCGCCACCCACGCCGACCGCGAGCAGCTGTTCCTGCGCGCCGGCCGCCTGGCCGTCGAACTGTGCCAGCGCTACTACGGCGAGGGCGACGAGTCCGTGCTGCCGCGCAATGTCGCCAGCTTCAAGGCGTTCGAGAACGCCATGACCCTGGACATCGCCATGGGCGGCTCGACCAACACCATCCTGCACCTGCTGGCCGCCGCCCAGGAGGCGGAGATCGCCTTCGACCTGCGCGACATCGATCGCCTGTCGCGCAAGGTGCCGCAGCTGTGCAAAGTCGCGCCGAACATCCAGAAGTACCACATGGAAGACGTGCACCGCGCCGGCGGCATCTTCTCCATCCTCGGCGAACTGGCCCGTGGCGGCCTGCTGCACACCGACGTACCGACCGTGCACAGCCCGAGCATGGCCGACGCCATCGCCGAATGGGACATCACCCAGACCCAGGACGAGAAGGTCCACACCTTCTTCAAGGCCGGCCCTGCCGGCATCCCGACCCAGGTGGCGTTCAGCCAGAGCACCCGCTGGGACACCCTGGACGATGACCGCGCCGAAGGCTGCATCCGCAGCGTCGAGCACGCCTACTCCCAGGAAGGCGGCCTGGCCGTGCTGTACGGCAACATCGCCCTCGACGGCTGCGTGGTGAAGACCGCCGGCGTCGACGAGTCCATCCATGTGTTCGAAGGCCGCGCGAAGATCTTCGAGAGCCAGGACGGTGCCGTGAAAGGCATCCTCGCCGACGAAGTGAAGCCGGGCGACATCGTGATCATCCGCTACGAAGGCCCGAAAGGCGGCCCGGGCATGCAGGAAATGCTGTACCCGACCAGCTACCTGAAGTCCAAGGGCCTGGGCAAGGACTGCGCCCTGCTCACCGACGGCCGTTTCTCCGGCGGTACCTCGGGCCTGTCCATCGGCCACGCCTCGCCGGAAGCTGCCGCAGGCGGCGCCATCGGCCTGGTGCAGGACGGCGACAAGGTGCTGATCGACATCCCCAACCGCAGCATCAACCTGCTGGTGAGCGATGAAGAGCTGGCCGCCCGCCGCGTCGAGCAGGACAAGAAAGGCTGGAAGCCGGTACATCCGCGCGCGCGCAAGGTGAGCACCGCACTGAAAGCCTATGCCCTGCTGGCCACCAGCGCCGACAAGGGCGCGGTACGCGACAAGGCGCTGCTGGACGGCTGACGCCCCGCACGAAACGAGAAAGCCCGGCGAATGCCGGGCTTTTTTGTTGGCGCCGCAGGTCCTCAGGAGCCGGACTTGGCCGCCTTCGGACAATCGCCCGTGCCCGGCTTGAGACCACGATCGGCATTGCAGACCGTGCCGTTCTCCGTCCACACGATATTCCCGGAGGTGCCGTCCTTCTTCGGCTCCAGTTCGAACTTGAGCGGATTTCCATCGGCGTCGGTCGAGACGGAAGTAGCCTTGATCACGCCATTCTCCACCGAGTAATCGCCGGAGATGTTCGAGGTCGCGGCCAGGCTTGGCGGAATGCCGAACTCGCCGGCATTGCACTCGTCAACCTTGGCTGCCTCGGCGATACACAGGCTCACGGCGGTTTTCACGCCGGACAACTCCGCCTTCGCGGCCGCCGCATGGGAGCGCGAGGAGTAGTTCGAATACAGGGGGAGGGAAACCGAAGCGAGGATGCCGATGATCGCCACGACGATCATCAGTTCGATCAGGGTGAAGCCACTTTGCACGTTCTTCATCGTCAAATCCTTCTGATGAGGGGAATTCCGGAGCCCTCATGGCGCCGGCCCGGTGCAGTGAAGCCGGCGATTCGAAAGGCGGCATTCAGACGTTTCCGCGCGGGACGCTGAAAGGTTGCCGTTTCCCTGACGATCCAGGCCACAGTAAGCCTGATCCCACAAATGACGGCTGTATTTCTGAAGGTCCGCTTGTCCTTCCTTGCCTCATGGCACTGTGCGATCCCGCTCCAGGCCAGTAAAATCGCGCTCCTTTTTCCCGGACCGCCGCCCATGAGCTCCCTCGAGAACCCGTCCGCCGCCAAGGACCAGCCCGACCTGGTCTACGGCCTGGAAGACCGCCCCGCCCTGCCCATCGCCCTGCTCGCGGCGCTGCAGCACCTGCTGGCGATCATCGTGCCCATCGTCACCCCCGGCCTGCTGATCTGCCAGGCGCTGGGCGTGTCGCCGCGCGACACCAACCTGATCGTGTCGATGTCGCTGGTTATCTCCGGCATCGCCACCTTCGTCCAGTGCAAGCGCTTCGGGCCTTTCGGCGCGGGGCTGCTGATCGTCCAGGGCACCAGCTTCAACTTCGTCGGCCCGCTGATCGCCGGCGGTGCGCTGATGGTGAAGAACGGCACGCCGGTGGAAGCGGTGATGGCGGCGATTTTCGGCGTGGTCATGGCCGGCTCCTTCGTGGAGATGGGCGTGTCGCGCATCCTGCCCTTCGTGAAGCGCCTGATCACCCCGCTGGTCACCGGCATCGTGGTGCTGATGATCGGCCTCACCCTGATCAAGGTCGGCCTGATCAGCATGGGTGGCGGCTTCTCCGCCATGTCCAACGGCACCTTCGCCAACGGCGAGAACCTGATGCTGTCGGGCCTGGTGCTGGCGATCATCGTCATCCTCAACCGCATCCCGGTGGTGTGGATGCGCAGCGGCGCCATCGTCATCGCCCTGGCCGTGGGCTACGCGCTGGCCGGCTACCTGGGCCGCCTGGACTTCACCGGCATGCACGAGGCGCCGGCCTTCCAGGTCCCGGTGCCGCTGCACTTCGGCCTGGGCTTCTCCTGGAGCCTGTTCATCCCGATGCTGGTGATCTACCTGGTGACCTCGCTGGAAGCCATCGGTGACGTCACCGCCACCAGCAAGATTTCCAAGCAGCCGGTCGAAGGCCCGCTGTGGATGCAACGCATCAAGGGCGGCGTGCTGGTGAACGGCGCCAACTCGCTGCTGGCCGGCCTGTTCAACACCTTCCCCAGCTCGGTGTTCGCACAGAACAATGGCGTGATCCAGCTGACCGGCGTCGCCAGCCGCCACGTCGGCCTGTGGATCGCCGCGATGCTCATCGTGCTGGGCCTGTTCCCCAGCGTCGCCGGGGTGATCCAGGCCGTGCCGGAGCCGGTGCTCGGCGGCGCGGTGATGGTGATGTTCGGCGCGGTCGCCGCCTCCGGCATCAACATCCTCGCCGGCACCCACCTGGATCGCCGCGCGCTGCTGATCATCGCCGTCAGCCTCGCGCTGGGCCTGGGCATCTCCCAGGTGCCGGAGTTCCTCGCGCACATGCCCCACGCGATCCGCAACGTGCTGGAATCCGGCGTCGCCACCGGCGGCATCTGCGCGCTGCTGCTGAACTGGTTCCTCCCCGAGTCCGACGCCGCCAAGGCCTCGCACAACGGTTGATCTGCCACGACGCCACCTTCGGGTGGCGTCGTCGTTTATGCTCCCTGGCATGACCACTTCCCTGCGCATCGGCGTCGTCGCCGACACCCACGGCCTGCTGCGCCCCGAAGCGCTGGCGGCGCTGCGCGGCTGCGAGCGCATCCTGCACCTGGGCGATATCGGCCCCGCTTCGCTGCTCGATCAACTCCGCGAGCTAGCCCCGCTGGACGTGGTGCGCGGCAACAACGACACCGACGACTGGGCGGACGCGTTGCCGGAAACCTTGCTGCTGGCGCTGGGCGGCCTGCGGCTTTATCTGATCCACGACCTCAAGTATTTGGCCATCGATCCCGTCGCCGAAGGTATCGACGTGGTGCTCGCGGGGCATTCGCACAAGCCGCTGAACGAGGTGCGCGATGAGGTTCTATACCTGAATCCGGGGAGCGCGGGGCCGCGGCGGTTCAAGTTGCCGATTGCGCTGGCGATTCTGGAGATCGTCGACGGGCAACCCTGGGTGGAGATGGTTTCGCTCGTCTGAGAGCGTTTGCGAGGCCGCATCCGTTCCCTACGGAAAACGGCATTCCCCACATCCGTGGGTCACAAGCCCGCTCCTACAGGGAAATCCGCCGCCCATGCTTGCCCTCACCCCAGCCCTCTCCCAACGGGAGAGGGGGCAGATCGTACCGGCTAATACTGTTGGCTCTCCCCGCACCGTACGGTCCCCTCTCCCTCCGGGAGAGGGTTAGGGTGAGGGGGCGTCAGCTATGCCGATCGCGCCAATTGACGATGGGCTCACGGCTCTAGCAAATGAGCCGCCAACTGCGCCACCGCCTCCTGCCGCTCGGTCTTCTCCGAGCGCCGCTTGCCATTGAGACCCGACCACTCCGGATGCGCCCGCGCCTTGCGCAGGGCATCGGGCAGCTTGCCTTCGCGCCATTGCTTGTCTTCCGGCGATTGCAGGTGGATCGCCTCCACCGCCGCATGCCCGCGAGTCTGCAACGCCGCCAGCAGTTGCCGCTGCCGCAGCGCCAGCAGTCGCAGCACGCTGTCGTCTACGGAGAGCTCGCGGCTGCCCTTGAGCTTGCCCAGCAGGCGCTGGCCGTAATGGCCGACGGTCTGCCACGCGCCCCCGGCGATGGCACCCAGCGCGGTCGCCGCACCGAGCGTCAGCCCGCCGACCAGCAGATCGATCCCCGCCCCCGCCGCTGCGCCGGCCGCCACGCCACCGCCGAGACGAATGCCCAGTTGGCGCAGGGTTTCCGGATTGAACAGGTCATCGCCCCAGCGGCCGTCCATCAATGGCAGGTCCGCCGCGCGGGCGTCGTCCTTGCGGAAGGCGTAGAGGCTGAGCAGCGCCTTCACGCAGGTGTCTTCGCGCTTGCGCACCTGGTTGCGCAGCGTCTCGGTGGCGGCGCGCACGGCGGCATCGCCGGCCGGCACCAGTTGGCGACAGGCGGCGACATCCACCAGCAATTCGGCGATCAACCGCGCACCGGCCTCGCGGCGGGCGACTGCCTGCGCTTCGTGATCGGCCACCAGTCGATCCAGCTGCGGGCGCGCACGCTCCATCAACAGAGCAAGGCTTTCGTAGAGGCGGCGCTCGCCATCCAGCGGCGGCGCCACGCTGTCGAAGCGAACCAGCGCATGTAGACCAAGGCGGGACAGCGCCTCGCGCCACTGCTCTTCGCGGTGCTGCGGGCTGGCGACGAAATTGAGCACCGGCAGCAGCGGCCGGGCGCAGGCGGCGAGCACGGCCAATTCGTCGCGGTACTTGGCCAGCACCGGCTCGCGGGCGTCGATCACATAGAGGCCCGCGTCGGAGGCTAGCAACTGGCGCAGTACCTTGGCTTCCTGCTCGAAGCGGCCGCGGGCTTCGCTACCGTCGAGGAAGCGGCGCAGTTTTTCCGGGCCATCGAGACGTTCGCCGGGGCGCTCCAGGCCGTCGAGGAAGTCGCGCAGGGCGATGGCGTCTTCCAGGCCCGGCGTGTCGTACAGCTCCAGCAGCGGCTCGCCGTCCACCGACAGGCGCGCGCCTTCCACATGCCGTGTGGTGCTGGGGCGATGAGAGACTTCACCAAATCCGACATCACGGGTCAGGGTCCGCAGCAGCGAGGTCTTGCCGACATTGGTGTGGCCGACCACGGCCAGTTTCAGCGCATCAGTCATGCCCGGTCTCCAGCCAACCTAACGGGGATGCCGAGGTGTGAGGCAAATTCAGCCGCTCGATGCCGGCGTGCCAATCGCCCAGGCGCTCGGCGTCCAGCGCTTCACCCGGCGGCGCCTGCAGCAGCCAGACGCGAGTGGCGGCGGCGCAACGCGACAGTTCGGCGATCAACGCCAAAGTGCCGCGATCCGGCGAGCGGCGCGGGTCGCAGGCGATCACCAGGCGTGCCGGCGGGTAGCGGGTCAGTTGCTCCAGCAGGCGGCGGCGCTGGGCGCCGTCGTCGAGGTCGCCAGCATTGGCGATACTTTCCGGCAGCTTTGGCGGCCAGTTGGGTCGGTCCAGCAGTTCGATGGAAACCAGCAGCGCGCCATCGGCGGTGGACGCCGGCAACTGCGCTTGTGGCTCGACCAGCTCATCCGGTGCGGCATCGCTGACACCCAGCCGTTCGCTGGCCGGCATCAGGCGTTCGCGCAGCAGGGCGTAGCCGGGCAGCGAGACATCCAGCGCCAGCTGCGCCCGCCCGCGCTTCCAGCGCCACAGGCAAAGCAACCAGAGCGCGCCGCGCAGCAGCACGCCGTAGACCAGCAGGATGCCCACCAGCCAGCCGGCCCAGGCGTGGCGCGCGTTCTCGCTGGCCACCAGGACATCGCCGCTGGCGCGCACCAGCTCCGAATCCGGCTGCGGGAAGCCGAGCAGGGACGGCAGCGCACCCAGGCCATGGGTCAGTGCGATGAAGGTATCGCCGCCGAGAATGGTGGTCTCCCAGACGAAGCCGTAGCGCCGCGTCGCCAGCAGCGCCAGCAGCACGCCCAGCGCGCTGCTCAGCGCGACAAACCACAGGCCGTGGACCAGCAGGCCAAGCGCCCAGCGGGTCAGCTTCTGCCGGTCCAGCAGCACCAGCAGCGCGGGCGCCAGCTGCGCCGCATGGGCATCGCGGGCGAGCTTGCCGCTCAGCCACAGCCACAGGCGCCCGAGCGCGCCGGCCGCCTCGCCGCCGGCGAA includes these proteins:
- the ilvD gene encoding dihydroxy-acid dehydratase, coding for MPDYRSKTSTHGRNMAGARALWRATGMKDEDFKKPIIAIANSFTQFVPGHVHLKDLGQLVAREIEKHGGVAKEFNTIAVDDGIAMGHDGMLYSLPSREIIADSVEYMVNAHCADAIVCISNCDKITPGMLMAALRLNIPVVFVSGGPMEAGKTKLANHGLDLVDAMVVAADDSCSDEKVAEYERSACPTCGSCSGMFTANSMNCLTEALGLSLPGNGSTLATHADREQLFLRAGRLAVELCQRYYGEGDESVLPRNVASFKAFENAMTLDIAMGGSTNTILHLLAAAQEAEIAFDLRDIDRLSRKVPQLCKVAPNIQKYHMEDVHRAGGIFSILGELARGGLLHTDVPTVHSPSMADAIAEWDITQTQDEKVHTFFKAGPAGIPTQVAFSQSTRWDTLDDDRAEGCIRSVEHAYSQEGGLAVLYGNIALDGCVVKTAGVDESIHVFEGRAKIFESQDGAVKGILADEVKPGDIVIIRYEGPKGGPGMQEMLYPTSYLKSKGLGKDCALLTDGRFSGGTSGLSIGHASPEAAAGGAIGLVQDGDKVLIDIPNRSINLLVSDEELAARRVEQDKKGWKPVHPRARKVSTALKAYALLATSADKGAVRDKALLDG
- a CDS encoding prepilin-type N-terminal cleavage/methylation domain-containing protein — protein: MKNVQSGFTLIELMIVVAIIGILASVSLPLYSNYSSRSHAAAAKAELSGVKTAVSLCIAEAAKVDECNAGEFGIPPSLAATSNISGDYSVENGVIKATSVSTDADGNPLKFELEPKKDGTSGNIVWTENGTVCNADRGLKPGTGDCPKAAKSGS
- a CDS encoding uracil-xanthine permease family protein, producing MSSLENPSAAKDQPDLVYGLEDRPALPIALLAALQHLLAIIVPIVTPGLLICQALGVSPRDTNLIVSMSLVISGIATFVQCKRFGPFGAGLLIVQGTSFNFVGPLIAGGALMVKNGTPVEAVMAAIFGVVMAGSFVEMGVSRILPFVKRLITPLVTGIVVLMIGLTLIKVGLISMGGGFSAMSNGTFANGENLMLSGLVLAIIVILNRIPVVWMRSGAIVIALAVGYALAGYLGRLDFTGMHEAPAFQVPVPLHFGLGFSWSLFIPMLVIYLVTSLEAIGDVTATSKISKQPVEGPLWMQRIKGGVLVNGANSLLAGLFNTFPSSVFAQNNGVIQLTGVASRHVGLWIAAMLIVLGLFPSVAGVIQAVPEPVLGGAVMVMFGAVAASGINILAGTHLDRRALLIIAVSLALGLGISQVPEFLAHMPHAIRNVLESGVATGGICALLLNWFLPESDAAKASHNG
- a CDS encoding metallophosphoesterase family protein codes for the protein MTTSLRIGVVADTHGLLRPEALAALRGCERILHLGDIGPASLLDQLRELAPLDVVRGNNDTDDWADALPETLLLALGGLRLYLIHDLKYLAIDPVAEGIDVVLAGHSHKPLNEVRDEVLYLNPGSAGPRRFKLPIALAILEIVDGQPWVEMVSLV
- a CDS encoding GTPase/DUF3482 domain-containing protein, giving the protein MTDALKLAVVGHTNVGKTSLLRTLTRDVGFGEVSHRPSTTRHVEGARLSVDGEPLLELYDTPGLEDAIALRDFLDGLERPGERLDGPEKLRRFLDGSEARGRFEQEAKVLRQLLASDAGLYVIDAREPVLAKYRDELAVLAACARPLLPVLNFVASPQHREEQWREALSRLGLHALVRFDSVAPPLDGERRLYESLALLMERARPQLDRLVADHEAQAVARREAGARLIAELLVDVAACRQLVPAGDAAVRAATETLRNQVRKREDTCVKALLSLYAFRKDDARAADLPLMDGRWGDDLFNPETLRQLGIRLGGGVAAGAAAGAGIDLLVGGLTLGAATALGAIAGGAWQTVGHYGQRLLGKLKGSRELSVDDSVLRLLALRQRQLLAALQTRGHAAVEAIHLQSPEDKQWREGKLPDALRKARAHPEWSGLNGKRRSEKTERQEAVAQLAAHLLEP
- a CDS encoding DUF2868 domain-containing protein, with the protein product MSESALQSLWLCEAVRLREEQVGPLEDSEANRRAIVGGGDLAQRLQNRALLLAERDGQRAALRTWSQGARLSIYLLLALALFTGGGLAFAALGDGQRPVNVFWALASLLGLHLITLIGWTLAFFAGGEAAGALGRLWLWLSGKLARDAHAAQLAPALLVLLDRQKLTRWALGLLVHGLWFVALSSALGVLLALLATRRYGFVWETTILGGDTFIALTHGLGALPSLLGFPQPDSELVRASGDVLVASENARHAWAGWLVGILLVYGVLLRGALWLLCLWRWKRGRAQLALDVSLPGYALLRERLMPASERLGVSDAAPDELVEPQAQLPASTADGALLVSIELLDRPNWPPKLPESIANAGDLDDGAQRRRLLEQLTRYPPARLVIACDPRRSPDRGTLALIAELSRCAAATRVWLLQAPPGEALDAERLGDWHAGIERLNLPHTSASPLGWLETGHD